A region of the Candidatus Margulisiibacteriota bacterium genome:
GGCCCGAATGGGGCCGGGAAGACAACAACTTTTTATATGGTCGTCGGCCTGGTCAGGCCAAACGCCGGAAGGGTTTACCTTGGCGATCACGACATAACTTATTTCCCGATGCACCAGCGCTCGAAGATGGGGATCGGTTATCTGCCGCAGGAACA
Encoded here:
- a CDS encoding ATP-binding cassette domain-containing protein; translation: MHLKTDKLIKRYGPKVAVKEISIGVSQGEVVGLLGPNGAGKTTTFYMVVGLVRPNAGRVYLGDHDITYFPMHQRSKMGIGYLPQE